In Coffea eugenioides isolate CCC68of chromosome 4, Ceug_1.0, whole genome shotgun sequence, the genomic stretch aattatattttatccCCCTGtgatttagcatttttttacataaccctcctatagtttcaaaagctatacataaccccctcatagtttgaattaaagtgtcaaagtgacgggaaAGATCATTCGTAAtggagtcacctaaaatgtcaaaaatacccttataaatacatgacacattaaCCTCGTATgacttttatattttaccatttaaacaccttatggtttaatactttaccatataacccccttatagttttcaaaatatacacataaccccccctggttaataaataattttcaactttacataaagGTACGAATGATCTTTCccatcactttgacactttaattcaaaccataagggggtaatgtatagcttttgaaatcataggggggttatgtaaaaaaatgctaaactacatgggggtaaagtggaatttgccctGAATTTATCCATCTCTTTTCGTAAACTATTTTCTACAATTACAACTGTAATTATAGAGAACCCTTTCCACACAAAATTACCACCAGGCTACGGCAAGATATTTGGATGTCCTGTCACCATGGTGTGCAAGTCTACAACACCCAACAAAGTTGCCTTTCCATAAATGCAGTTATGTAAGAGTCTAATGTGCAAATCTTTCCCCAACGATCCTTAGAATCAAAGGTGGAAATTCAACGTTGTAATAAGTTTAGAGTGCAAatttccggaaaaaaaaaactattattcCAAAGTAATTAGAATAGATGAAAACATGAAGGACAGAAAACTATCATTGTGATACAAATAAGTCTCCTAGCAGACCAATTTGCGAGCCTTTGAACAATCAATTTAATGCccataaatgaattatttccaTGAAATTTCCCAACTTGCCGACTAGCAAATGTCGTTTTCTTCCAGAAAATGCAAGCATTCCTGCTCATGAATGATGTCAGTCATGACAAAATAAAGTAGAAGTGCGAAATATTAGATAAATAGAAATAAAAGCAACGGACATTAATCTGTTTTAGTGAGAATTAAGATGTGGAAGCATGGAAATAAATTGCAGGAGTTATTACTTGTCCACGCCAAAATGACTTTTTGTAGTTTGAATAAGATGCGGCACCGTCATGGAAATTAAAGACAAAAGCGAACTTTTTgtgttcataaaaaaaaaaaaaactttttgtgCATTTTCTCATGTGATGATTGGAACATGGTGAAAGAAGAAATAAGCTGTCTGCATAAAGGTTTTAGTTGAACAACGACTTATATGAGAACTCATGATGCTATGATGTAGTAGGATCATTCGGCAGAAAGAGAGTCATCCTCATGAGAAGTATCATACACTAGGGAAATGCGGCATCTTCAGTTCCAGTTTTGTCCAGTTATGTAAATAGATAAAAATTATTACGAGTACCACATATTTGATTCAAATTTAACTTCTAACATCActgcaaaatgaaagaaaacaatGCTAAAGTGTTGCTTATTTTAATTTTACTGCAAAGAACATGTAGGCCATATGAGCATATTATTTGCTATTTCCAAAACAAAAATCTTGCACTAATTTTATAAAAGGGTTTTGATAGGGCATAAATTGTactacatttatatatataagttGCTAGTTAACTATATTATTTAAACTTTATTGTGAATGGAAACTACTTAATTTTATTCTTATATTGGTCTAATAGGTGAAAAGTTTaattgaaaagaaaacagaCTAAAAACACGGTGCGAAGAAGCAAGGGAAAAtgaaaaagtcaaaagaaaggGGTTTGGCAAGATTAACATGTTTATGTATTTTGGTGATAATTTGAGTTATCAAGatcggattgaaatgattcttaattcATTTTAAAGCTAAAAGAATGCTCTATAATTCTTATGAGACATTAAAGTTTGATTCTCATGTTTTTCATAGCCAAAAATCCAAAGTATTGAAATATAGTTGCGCTGCAATGCTCTTATATATGACTAATTCTAAATATTTTGGGTATATCTCAACATTCAGATCTCTAATGACATGATTTTTATGCCATTGCAAAGCTAATTCAAAAAATTACAACTTTCATCTTTTGAACAAGAGCTGATTCGGCCTCGTTGATAGAGTTACTTATTTGATTCAGAggttttgttgattttttttcttaccTCTTTGTTTCCATTTGCTGTTAGTTAGCGcttaattgttttcttttgattttgattACTTTTGTGATGGTTTTGGGGTTTTCTTATATATAGTTGCTTATGCCTATTAAAAGGGTTAGGATACATTTTGATGAGATTACAATATCCTCTTTATAATTTGGCAAACTTCTATTGAGATTAAAAGGTAGGGCGCATTTTTTGCCCTCATCATTAACAAGTAGATCAGTGTAACTAAACCAACTTTCATAGACTAAATAATAATTTGGACAAATCTCAGGAAGGTACGTGACACTAACAGAAGATTTTAAAAAGCATAAGCTTACCTAATTGACTTGAAGAACAAATCCAAATCTAACATTAATCGCtatagaaaagaaaaggtaaTAAAATAATTACCAGTAATACGaacatatttattttttcaacaaCAAATCTTATTGAAATAAAAGTAACGGAATACCAACTGGCAGTAATACCAAATGGTTACCAGTTTATGTGGTCTAATACAAAGTGGTGAATTCAATAATTTACAAAACTatgaaatttattttgtaaCTAGTAAAACATAACCATATTTAGCCAATTGTCCACTTGCTATTCATGTAAAAGCTTTAGGCACAAGCCCTGGTTCCGTTTTAACCATCTAAAATTATTCATAAAGTGCATGATTAGGCAGGCGTGGCTTGATGAGCACCTCTAGTGGAGTAGTCTTGCTCAAGTGCGTACCCAAACCTTCAGTCATGTCCACTGGTAAGTTTGATGGGGTTGTGAATTCAAAACCCTGCAGCAATCGGGCAACGATCAAGTATATCACCTGTGTTGCCATTAGCATTCCTGGACATGATCGTCTTCCAGAGCCAAAAGGGGTGAAGGCATAATCGAGGCTATAGCCATCGTCATGCATCTTTCGGGGACCATTGCAACTATTCAAGAATCTCTCTGGTAAAAACTTATCTGGTTCCGACCAAACTCTTGGGTCGCGATGCAGTTTCCACACGTTCACCACCAATAAAGTATTTTTTGGAATGAGGTATCCGCCAACAGTACAATCTTCGATGGCTTGGCGTGGCACGGATATAGGTGGTGGATATAGGCGGAATGTTTCTTTCGAAATAGCTTGAATGTAGGCCAAACTCTTGATATCTGATTCTTCTACCCATCTGTCTTTACCAACATGTCTATCTATCTCTTCCTGCGCTTTCTTCATGACGTGTGGATGGTTTAGTAACAGGGACATGAGCCATGTTAAGTGTGTTGATGTGCTGTCAAATCCTGCTACGAGCATAGTCTGCAAAGTATAGATAATATGGTGAGTGGTTTCTCGGTGAATAAAAAAAGTCCCATGACGTAAACACATGCAAAAGCCATCGAAACAAATTGTTAGGTTGACAATTGCTTTCCATATATGGTGTTTTTGGATTTAGTAATATGAATGAATTTAAATTCCATATTTCGAATCACATCCACTGCCATATATGGATGATCTAAAGGAGATTTGGAGCTGAAATCCCTcaacaagaagaagaatagTGCCACTTAGGAAgaaattccaacaaaagctaAACTTTTGAAAATAAACTGTCATGGTACTATGAGAAAACCGAGACAATAAGGCTGCGAGATACATGAAAAACAGTGTAGAAAGTTGAGAGATAATGATACGGTGAAAGTGTGGCAGCTTACCATGACTGTGGCCTTGATCGCAGTCTCCCTCGAGTATCCAAACACAGACTCGCTTTGGATTTTTGAAAGCAACACATCCATGAAGTCTTTCTCATCTATTGTCTCACTCTTCATCCTTCGCTGAGTATGCTCATCCCACAAATCCTGAACAACAGCGTCAAGTTCTTTCGCGAACcccttcatggacttaatgtGCCCTCCTATATCAAGCCATTTCAAAAATGGAATTGGAATGAGATCGGACACAAAAAATTGCCCGGCATAGTGTACAAATGCCTTAAAAACTTTCCGCACTTGAGCATCTTTATTTGTGCCAACTTCAGTTTCATTGTATCTCATCCCGGAAACTTTCTTCACAATAAGATTCATTGAGAAATTCTCAAACAGCTTCCTCAATTCCACTTTGACTGGACTTGCTGTACTACTTTTCCCACCAACATTGTTGGCCTTACTGAAAATTGAGAACAGTTCTTTCATGGTATTATCGACCTCTGAGACTCGGACATGCCTGACTTTCTCAAGCCCCCGAGTTGAAAGTAAGTCAAGAAAAACTATCTTTCGCATCTCGCGCCAATAGGGACCGTACGGTGCAAAACCCATAGATGCATTGCCAAAACAAAGAGTTTCAGCAAAAACTGATTCAGGGCGTGAGGAAAGGGCTTTGTCACTGATGGTAAAGCAATCTTTAACCGATTCCCAGTTGCTCACAACAAGGGCTGGTGTCATACCAATGCGTAAGGCGAAGATAGGGCCGTATTTCTCAGCCATGGCAGCTAAGTTCCTCGCCACAGAACTTTTGGTATTAAAGCTAAGAAGGTGGCCTATGATAGGCAAGCCACCTGCTGCTTCTGGTGGATATGGGAGCTTACTTTTTGGAATTTGGTTCCTTGATTTCCATTTTCTTTGGAGTTGAAAAAAAGCAAGAACGGCTACAATTGTCACCAGATATGGAATGAATTCCATTTTCTGATATCTCTGGGAAGTAGATTACTGATGTACTGCTTAGCTTCTATCAGCTCTTTATATAGGGAAATTCTAGCAGCTTCAGAGCACAATCCCAATATAAAGAcacatatattatataattattccATTTACGTTTTACACTTGCTTACATAATGGGGACAATTACATGGCAGGGGCTGTTGCAGCAATGTAGCAAAGTTCAAAACCACTTCATTAATTCTAGAAACGGCAGGCACTTAAGAGATTACTTGTGACCGCTGAGCACAAGCAGCCAATTCAAATAGTTCGAAACCACTATCTTTTTTACTCTTTCCGTGCATTACGAAGCGTGACATAGTAGAGATGTAGTTGTTCTTTATATACTGAAGTTAGAGCCTTCAAATATATTTGGCAGTTAATTTGAGGTTTGtgcttttaattgttaataACTTCAAAAGAAGCTGCCTAAAGCGGATAATGTGCATTGAACGGTGTCAAATTTCATCTGTGAACTGTGGAGTAGTAAAGTTCAGCACTGCTTGCTCTTGATGGACTTTGTACAGAAAAATGATCGCGTGTCTATACAGAAGGAACGAAAAAAGTTAAGTTTATTGTCAGTAATTACAACAAGCTATTCAGGGTTCTTTTTTTTGGTATGGGATTCTCTTTTCAAATAGTTTGGAACCCTGTTCTTTAGAATTAAATGTACTATAGGAAATTTAGAAGCTGAACTTTATGTAGTCCATATAAATAGTGCGAGAGTCACAGGGCGCAAATGGAAAGCCGAGTACTTGAGACAACATGGATACCATTTACTCAGAATTTAATACAAGATAAATGGAGTATTGCCCTATTAGCAACATACAAAAGTGGATAGTCCATTGTGAAAATTTAAGTGAGAAATTAAGGAGATTGCTTTTAAAATAAAAGATGGAGATAAAGAAGCATGTGCAACAAAACACCAGAAAAGTAAAAtaaagggcaaattacattttagcccCTTGTGGTTTTCGCAAAAACCACATAACCCCCCATCGTtcaaaaagctatacataaaccCCCTGTGGTTTGGGTTGAACTGGCAAATAGACGGAAAGCACCCACCGTAACGATTCGTGGGCAAAATGTCCAAATTACCctaatataaatacaaaaaggaAGCAGATGAGTCAGATTCTTCCTTGTTCTGTCTTTGTCgtgagaaaaggagagaaaaacatGACCACCGAATGAAGGAGAGAAATTTAACCCACAAAGATCTACCATTGAAGATCAAAAAGTAGCTGTGAAAGAGCATCACGAAAGCTGTTGTTGCATCTGGTAagttttttgacatcattttagcATATAAGATACACTTGCATGGTTTTTGAACAGAAACTATCAGGCATTGGAAAGTTAATAAATCAGTGATTATTTTGCTTAAGCGttgattaatttaaaattttgctgCTTTGGGACAATCTGTATTATCATATTTAAGCATAGAATATTTTATCGACTAGAATTGAATTTATGCATTAAGATTAGGGTAAAGAAAATTGCATTCGGGAGTAAAGAAAATCCCGCCTGCATAATAAcgttgaaacccgcaagcgggattctgtgttttttctatttcaaggttagctcgcatgcgggttaatgttatatttgagcgcgagaagaaaaaattggtaattaggctctttgggaattataagtaaatatttaaattaatggcagttttattacaccaatattattgtattatcattattatgattattgtattatttcttatgcaaatataacatttaattatttaaatttgattttatttttacaatttataaaatttttatcacttatataatatttttaaaaccctaatacatctaaatttgattttatttttcaaatttataagatttttattttaaaaaatgggatacggataagatatccgattggttcgatttgcataggtgcatatgagaatatccgaatactctttaaacccgcatgcgggtttaaGGAGATTATGGCAACTCCCTGACACACTAGTTACCCGTCCAACTTGTGTGTaactaaaatatatttaaataatatatttcatatttttgttatttagagtttaacaaaacattAATATTGGGTAGATTTGAGGGATATgcataattttgcatatttgtaggaa encodes the following:
- the LOC113768740 gene encoding cytochrome P450 CYP82D47-like encodes the protein MAEKYGPIFALRIGMTPALVVSNWESVKDCFTISDKALSSRPESVFAETLCFGNASMGFAPYGPYWREMRKIVFLDLLSTRGLEKVRHVRVSEVDNTMKELFSIFSKANNVGGKSSTASPVKVELRKLFENFSMNLIVKKVSGMRYNETEVGTNKDAQVRKVFKAFVHYAGQFFVSDLIPIPFLKWLDIGGHIKSMKGFAKELDAVVQDLWDEHTQRRMKSETIDEKDFMDVLLSKIQSESVFGYSRETAIKATVMTMLVAGFDSTSTHLTWLMSLLLNHPHVMKKAQEEIDRHVGKDRWVEESDIKSLAYIQAISKETFRLYPPPISVPRQAIEDCTVGGYLIPKNTLLVVNVWKLHRDPRVWSEPDKFLPERFLNSCNGPRKMHDDGYSLDYAFTPFGSGRRSCPGMLMATQVIYLIVARLLQGFEFTTPSNLPVDMTEGLGTHLSKTTPLEVLIKPRLPNHALYE